GCCTCCTGCAGCCACCTGAGGAAGTGGGGATCCTTTCGCCAGCCTGGGCGGACCTTCACCCACAGCTCCAGGAAGACGGGGCGACCTAACAGAAACTCTATCTGCTGACGGGCCCTCGTGCCCACCTCCTTAAGGGCCCGCCCGCCCTTTCCGATAAGGATCCCCTTCTGCCCTTCCCTTTCCACGAAGATGATGGCGCGGATGTAATCCTTGCCCCCGTGCTGAGGGTCCGCCTGCCGCAGCTCGTCGATGGCTACAGCCACCGCATAGGGCACCTCCTGCCGGTACAGCGTGTACACTTCCTCTCGGACGATGTCGGCCACCATGGCGCGGACGCTTCGCTCCACCACCTTGTCCGGTGGGAACATGGGCTCCCCCTCCGGCAGGTGTTTGACCATCAGCTCCAAGAGGAGGTCTAGGCCATCGGCCCTCAGGGCGCTTATGGGCACTATCTCGAGGAAGGGATAAAGACGGCTGTACTCGTCCATCACCGGGAGCAGCTCTGCCTTGTTGCGTAGAGTGTCCGTCTTGTTGAGGGCCAGGATGGCCGGCCGCTGGTCCACGCGCATGAGCTCTATAAGACGCATCTCGATATCGCCAGGAGGACGGGGCTCGGCCATCATCACCACTAGATGGGCCTCCAGGAGGGCGCCGCGAACCATGCGCACCATCTGCTGGTCCAGCAGGTGAGCAGGCTGGGCCAAGTACCCAGGGGTGTCCAGCAGGACCATCTGGAAGCCATCGCCTGTGAGGATGGCCCTGATGTTCTCGCGGGTGGTCTGGGGTTTGGGGCTCACGATGGAGACTTTTAAATGCACTAGCTGATTCAACAGGGTGGACTTGCCTACGTTGGGCCTACCTACGATGGCTACTATCCCAGCCTTAAAGGGCCTCCCCTGGGGCTGCTGATGACCTTCCATCTCCCGCACCTACGATAGGGGGCAGCGACCACAGCCGCCACGGGTGCAGTAGCGTGTGTAGAGGTAAAGAAGGCCCTGCTGGTGTCTAGCCCTCAGGGGCAGGTGCCCAGCCAACGCCCCCTCCAGGTGGCGCACAGGAGCATAGGCCCCAGGCCGAGGCAGGTGAGCATACACCGTCCTCGCCGCCACCGCCAGCGTCCGCTCCCCTTGCAGCCCCATGGCCAGGGCGATGGGTATTACGGCGTTGAGGGCCACCTCTAGGGCGCGGTGGCGCCCTAGCCCCGGCCCCTGCAAGGCCCTTAGCAGCGGTGCCATCCCTTCCTCCAGGGCGCCCAGTAGGCCCTGGGCCAGCCCCTTCTCCGCCCATCGCGCCAGGAGGTGGGCCAGGGCGCCGAGGCGGGCCTGGGGCCTATTGGCTGGCCTCACACCCTCTTCTCGCCATGGCAGGGGCGGAGGAGCCATGGCCGCTCCTACTAACTGGCCTAAAGCAGTGGACGCCCGCAGATGGGACGGCGCCGCGAGGAGGGCGGGCCGTAGCTCCCGCCAAGGAAGCCTCTCCGCCAACGCTAAGAAGGGGCCTCGGTTGTGGGCATATCCCATGGCCTCCGCCAAGGCTCGGTAGAGGGCCTCCTCCGGCCCATGGGCGCGCACCTCCAGCAGCCAGCGCGCCATCTTCCCCACAAGGCGTACGTCGCCTAGGCGCTCCAGGGCGCGGGTCACCTCCTCTGCCCCTAGCCTTTTCACTGCCGAGTGGCATGGCAGGGCCCATCCCTCTGCCCACCGTCTCCCAGTGTCCATGGCCAGCACAGGCACCGACCGTCCACACCGCAGGAGTGTCCCCTGCCCCTCATCGTCCCATGCCACTACATGCAGTACCACTCCATCGTAGGCCGGGTCGCGGTGATGGCCGTGGCGGCGGAAATCGCTGGCCCGCAGGGAGGCCTCCACGTCCCCATGCAGCATCACCCTGGGGGTGGCGATGAGGGCATGGCGAAAGTCAGGCCCCCTTCCCCTGCCCCGCAGCCCTGGGAAGAGGACGCGCAGGCTGGTGCCATCGTTGGCCACCAGACGCGAGGCGGCCGGGGCCTCCTCCTGCCACAGATGGATCAGGAGCTCCTCCCCGCCTGTCCCGACCTTACGGGCTCCCCGCTGCGTCCTCGCCCTCCTGGCTGTAACGGAAGCCGGCCCTCTCGGCCACCAGGGTGAGGAGGCGGGCAGACGCGCCCCGCGGCCGGTAGCGCCCCCTCTCCCATTCGCTGATGGTCTGCTGGCGGACGCCCAGGTCCTGGGCCAACTGGGCCTGGCTTAGGCCCAGATGGCGGCGCAAGGCCCGCACCCGTTGGGCGTCCCAGACGGGTCTCCCCTTGCCCATACGCCTCCTTTTTACACGGTTTCGTGTAAAAGGTCAAGGCCCTTCCTTTAGGGCGAGGGCTTGTTAAAATGGGTAGCGATAATAGGGCCCATGGTCAGCGAGGAGCAAGAGCGGCGGCGGGCTTTGGTCATCGCTGCTCACCCTGACGATGCCGAGTTCGGATGTGCGGGCACCGTTGCCCTTTGGTCCCGCCAAGGGTGGGAGTTCTATTACCTCATCTGTACCGATGGGTCTAAGGGCTCCAACGACCCTCACATGTCGGCGGAGAGCCTGGTGGTTACCCGCCGCCAGGAGCAGCTGGAGGCAGCCAAGGTCCTGGGCGTTCGGGAGGTCTTCTTCTTGGACTACGTGGATGGGGAGGTCACCTACTGCCGTGAGCTGGTGCGGGACCTGGTGCGCTATATCCGCCTGCTGCGTCCTCAGGCGGTCTTCAGCCACGATCCCAACCAGATCGTGTCCGACCGCTTCATCAACCATCCTGACCACCGGTTCGTGGGGATGGCTGCCTTGGATGCTGTCTATCCCATGGCTCGCACCCGGCCTGCCTATCCTGAGCTGCTGGCCGAGGGGCTGGAGCCCCACCGGGTGCAGGAGGTCTACCTCTGGACCTCCTCCCAGCCCAACTGGGCAGTGGACATTACTGAGACCTTCGAGCTCAAGTTGAAGGCCCTCCTCTGCCATCGCAGCCAGCTGCCCGACCCAGAGGCCCTGACGGAGAGGCTACGGGCCCGTCTGCAAGGCGAGGACGGGCGCTACTGGGAGCGGTTCCGGCGCATCGAGCTAGTGCTTTGATGATCTACGCCCGCGTCCGGCTGGGACGGCGTTCCTTCTTCGCGCTAGTGGAAGGGGATTCGGTGCGGCCCCTGAGGGGCCCCCTTTTTGGTCGCCATACACCTGCTGACTTCGTCATACCTCTCTCCCAGGTGCAGCTCCTCGCCCCTGTGCGGCCGGGGAAGATCCTGGCGGCGGCCGTCAACTATCAGAGCCATGTGCAGCAGAGCCGCAGTCTCTTGGGGGATGTCCCGGCGCGGCCGGAGCTCTTTCTCAAGCCCGCCTCGGCGGTGGTGGGCCCAGGGGAGCCCATAGTCCTGCCCAAGGGCGAGGAGCGGGTGGACTACG
The window above is part of the Dehalococcoidia bacterium genome. Proteins encoded here:
- the era gene encoding GTPase Era is translated as MEGHQQPQGRPFKAGIVAIVGRPNVGKSTLLNQLVHLKVSIVSPKPQTTRENIRAILTGDGFQMVLLDTPGYLAQPAHLLDQQMVRMVRGALLEAHLVVMMAEPRPPGDIEMRLIELMRVDQRPAILALNKTDTLRNKAELLPVMDEYSRLYPFLEIVPISALRADGLDLLLELMVKHLPEGEPMFPPDKVVERSVRAMVADIVREEVYTLYRQEVPYAVAVAIDELRQADPQHGGKDYIRAIIFVEREGQKGILIGKGGRALKEVGTRARQQIEFLLGRPVFLELWVKVRPGWRKDPHFLRWLQEANS
- a CDS encoding DUF2851 family protein; its protein translation is MPASSPWWPRGPASVTARRARTQRGARKVGTGGEELLIHLWQEEAPAASRLVANDGTSLRVLFPGLRGRGRGPDFRHALIATPRVMLHGDVEASLRASDFRRHGHHRDPAYDGVVLHVVAWDDEGQGTLLRCGRSVPVLAMDTGRRWAEGWALPCHSAVKRLGAEEVTRALERLGDVRLVGKMARWLLEVRAHGPEEALYRALAEAMGYAHNRGPFLALAERLPWRELRPALLAAPSHLRASTALGQLVGAAMAPPPLPWREEGVRPANRPQARLGALAHLLARWAEKGLAQGLLGALEEGMAPLLRALQGPGLGRHRALEVALNAVIPIALAMGLQGERTLAVAARTVYAHLPRPGAYAPVRHLEGALAGHLPLRARHQQGLLYLYTRYCTRGGCGRCPLS
- a CDS encoding helix-turn-helix domain-containing protein, with protein sequence MGKGRPVWDAQRVRALRRHLGLSQAQLAQDLGVRQQTISEWERGRYRPRGASARLLTLVAERAGFRYSQEGEDAAGSP
- a CDS encoding PIG-L deacetylase family protein — protein: MVSEEQERRRALVIAAHPDDAEFGCAGTVALWSRQGWEFYYLICTDGSKGSNDPHMSAESLVVTRRQEQLEAAKVLGVREVFFLDYVDGEVTYCRELVRDLVRYIRLLRPQAVFSHDPNQIVSDRFINHPDHRFVGMAALDAVYPMARTRPAYPELLAEGLEPHRVQEVYLWTSSQPNWAVDITETFELKLKALLCHRSQLPDPEALTERLRARLQGEDGRYWERFRRIELVL